The following is a genomic window from Meriones unguiculatus strain TT.TT164.6M chromosome 7, Bangor_MerUng_6.1, whole genome shotgun sequence.
AACAAGAGGGCAGTCTCTTCCTTTGTAGTTGGGCTCCAGTGTGGAGGGGGTCATACTTCTTCAGGTGTCTCCTGTGGTGCATGTGGGTGGGGAATCCAGCAGCACAGAACTCTGTACCACCATCGTGCCTGTGTTCCTGACTGTGGGTTTCTCTCCAGTGCCAAATGATAACATTCTTCTATAGACTAGACTATGTGATTGTCTCCTATTCCCTAATCTCTGAGAGTTGGaaacagtgtgtgtttgtgtgtgtgtgtgtgtgtgtgtgtgagagagagagagagagagagagagttgatgTAAACCTTAGCTTGGCAGttagacctgggttcaagtctgtCACCTTTCATGCTGTTAAACCTCGGGCAAATATTTCACGTTCTGTAGTTGGGACTTAGTGGCTTTTGGTCACCATGATGTCCATTTCCATTCCTAAAGGACTGGAAGGTCTGTGGTTGGGCATGAATTCCAGGCCCATCCAGACATCAACAGACTGGTTGCCAGCAGATTTTGAGAATCTTTTGCCAAAATCTGGAGGTTGGCTGAGTGGTATTAGGTTTCTTTTCCTAGGTCTGGTCCCCAAGACATATATTTCAAATTTGCTTTTATTAGGCAGGATGTTAACTCCAGAAGGGTCTGGCTAACAGACCCTTAGCACAGACAGCACAGAAAGAATGTGGGTGGGCTGGCTCAAGGCCCTGGAACAGGGTATAAAGATATTGGTGGCAGCTGATTCCAGATGGACTAGCCCAGGGCCTCCAAAACAGATACAAAAGACAATGGGTGATAGTGGGCCCAGTATTTAGATTATATTAATGAAATTTCAAGACTTAGTTTTCAGGATGAGtggtagtggtacatgcctttaatctcagctgtcaggaagcagagagcttatctttgagttcgaggccagcctggtctacagagtgagttctaggacagccagggctacagagagaaaccctgtctcaaaaaacttgaagccagccttgatgagacctgataggctagggtcagatagaaggggagaaggtcctcccctatcaggggacgagggaaagggcataggaggagaagagggagggtgagtggggctgggaggagatgagggagggggctgcagtagggatacaaagtgaataagttataataaataaacatctaaataaaataaaaaacaagaaaaaacctcaaaccaaactaaaccaaaaagAATTAGTTTCCAGGAAAGCCCGTGTTGAGGTCTGTTGTTCTTTACCTTAGCAAACCTTTCATTGTAGGGGTGCTTAAACCCTTAAACGTATTTTTGCATCTTGCACCTTGACTTGTAACAGACCACATTCTGGGCAAAGTGGGCTTCTAAGTAAAACACACTCCTGTCTAGAAGTGTGCACCCTGGGAGAGGCACACGGCAGGTGACAGCGTGGAGGAGGGAATGCAAGCCCCGTGACCGCCATGGAGGCCGTTGCTGCTCAGGTCCTGTGTCAGGTGTGTGCTCCTGCTTTCTTGCTCGCTCTAATTAAAGTCTTCACTGCTCGGTCTACTAATGTGCCCCACCTGAATTCTACTCTTCTCAAAGCCCTGGCCGGGAGAATGGTGTCAAGAGCAGAGGAGACTGGAGCCCTCTGCAGAGTATTTTAACCTCTGGTTGAGAGGCCAACAGACCAGAAGGAGACGTGGTAGCAATAAACAAGATTTCCTGCCCCAGAAGAGCTCAGCCTCAGGAAAGACTTTTTGGGCTCCTGCCACCTCAAGAGAGAAATGACAGGGCCAGGACAGAGTCCAGTGTCACGATGTTGTCCCTTGGCATCCAAAAGACTGTCTTCAGGCTAGACACCATCCTTCCTGTCAGGCCAAGGTTAGAGCTCCTATCAAGCATCTGTGGGCAGGTAGGTGAGAATTGGAATTACCTGGCCCCTGCCTGCAAGGCATCATGGGAGCCTGGAGAGTTCTGGCTTTGCAAGCCTAGTGGCAGTGGCTGGCTCCCACCCTCTCTGGTTCTTTCTTAGTCCTTCTCGCCTACAACGTTAATTCAAGGATGAAGAAAAAGATGTGAGTTTGAGAGGTGCAGAGGCAGGTTTGGGACAGTTCTGATGTTCTGGGAGCCCACTGAGCTTCCTTCTGTGTTCCTACCCTTGGTGGTGGGGATGGCTGTGTAGCAAGCATGACAGGTATTCCTCAGCAGTGCAAGGAAACAAGAAAGCCCTGTGCACACTGGATGAACAAAGCCACCAAGCCCACTGTGCACACTGGATGAACTGTAGCCACCAGGAAGCTATTGGGCAGCGCCTGGGCAGGATGGTATCCACATTAGACTCTGAGGTCCATGGATGGGCAGAGTGGGGGTAGGACTGGGTGCACAGGAACAGTATTAGGAGCAGGATGGAATTCCTTCCTGCAGAACATTGCAGACCACAGGGGGTGCCCCTGAGTAGGTGAGGGCAGGAGGTGGCATGGAGGAGCTGTGTGCCCGGAGTGGGTGTTCTCTAAGAGAAGGGTTCTTAGGTTAGGGGCCGGGATACAGAACTGGGTGAGAAAGGAAGGCAGGCTGCAAAGGAAGGATGAAGAGGCTGGCCCCGGGGGCCTCCAGGCATGATTCTTTGAGACTGCTGCATGTCGCGAGAGTGAAGGCCAAGTCGGGTGATCAGATTCTCCCGTGCTGGGCAGTGAGTGAGAGAGTCCAGGTGGGCTCATGGTGTCATAGGGTGTGGCTGCCACAGGGCACACCATTCTGGACATCTTGAGTGTCTCAAAGGCAGTTTCCAAATCTAAATCAGGTCCCATGGGAAAGGGAATCCTCTGATATTTAGAACCAGAAAGGACTGCAACTGCCCAGCCGGGACTTGTCCTTGTGGAGGGAAAGCAGGTACAGAGAAGGGAGGTGAAGGGCAACCTAGCCCTACCAAATGACGTGGGGGACTCCCACACAAGCACCTCAAGACAGTCAGGGTTGGCATCGGTGGGGCTCCTGCCACCTGAGGTTCCCACTGTGGGGCAGGGAGGCCTGACTGGTTGACTCACTGCCCGAGGATGCGACTGCCACAAAGCTGCCTGCACCTAGGCCTCACTGCTGCCATCTCCTCAGGCTCCGGGAACAGAAGCTGATTCCTGGCCACACAGCCTGAGTCAGTCTCTgatttgtgtgtttttctccCTCAGCTCCACACCCTCAGAGCTGGGTGGGAACACAGGAGCCATCTCATAGAGGAGGAAGAGTCCACCCTGGGATGAATAATCCAGAGCGGGGAGTTGGACGGGACTGGGTGACGAAATCCAGAGGGGAACCTAGAGTCAGCAGACGGAGGGCCCCGCCTTCCCTGGGTGCATATAAAGAGACCTGGTGTCTGAGGCACCCACAGCATCCTCATCCTTCACGAGTAGCTCTCTTTCCTCTCATCTGCCTTGCTCACGCTCTCACCTTCCTCAACCACAACATGGCCACCTGCAGCCGCCAGTTCACCTCCTCTAGCTCCATGAAGGGCTCCTGTGGCATCGGTGGCGGCTCTAGCCGCATTTCCTCCATCCTGACTGGAGGATCCTGCCGGGCTCCCAGCACCTATGGGGGCATGTCAGTCACCTCCTCTCGATTCTCCTCTGGGGGAGCCTGTGGCATTGGGGGTGGCTATGGTGGGggcttcagcagcagcagcagcagctttggGGCAGGCCTCGGTGCTGGTTTTGGTGCTGGATATATGGGTGGCTTCGGTGCTACTTTGGGTGCTGGCGTCGGTGAAGGGCTCCTGGCGGGCAGCGAGAAAGTGACCATGCAGAACCTCAATGACCGGCTGGCCACCTACCTGGACAAGGTGCGTGCCCTGGAGGAGGCCAACACTGACCTGGAGGTGAAGATTCGGGACTGGTACCAGAGACAGAGGCCCACCGAGATCAAAGACTACAGCCCCTACCTCAGGACCATTGAGGAACTGAAGAGCAAGGTAGGTGGCCCTGGTGGATAAAATGTTGAGAGGTCAGAACTACAGGGGCCTTTAGGAAGCAGCTTCTAGAGACTCTAAGACAACAGATCTTTGGAAGCTAATGGTCGGAGTTATCCAGAGAGGTGGCAGAGGGTCTCTTGAatgtccctgcctctgctggaTCAAGGACCCCTGACTCTCTTTGAGGGTACCTTATGCTGCATGCTCACCTCCTTAAACTCTGGGCCTGTGACAGGGTTGGTAGCAGACGTACGTGCACCCCTACATAGCCCCAGCTGTGGAGAATAAGTCATCAGTTGTCCGAGAAAGCCATAGGAGCTGACCTGCCAGCCACGTGCTCACTGGGTTTGGGGAGGCTCCTTTTgctctcctctgtctttctcccttgaGCAGTAGGGTCCCTGGCTGATTAGATTTCCTACCCTTTCATTCTCACTCTAGATCATTGCGGCCACTCTGGAGAACGCACAGCCCATTTTGCAGATCGACAATGCCAGGCTGGCAGCTGATGACTTCAGGACCAAGTGAGCAGTCAGCATGCTGGGCTGAGGACTGAGAGCAGAGGGTAGAGGGTAGAGGAAGAAGGGCATGGGTCAGGGGCAAAAGAGTAGGGCTGTCCACCTGTAGCTTTGACCTCTGTCCTTCCAGGTATGAGCATGAGATGATCCTGCGTCAGTCTGTGGATGCTGACATCAACGGCCTGCGCCAGGTGCTGAATGACCTGACCCTGACCAGGACTGACCTGGAGATGCAGGTTGAGAGCCTCAAGGAGGAGCTGGCCTTCCTGAAGAAGAACCACGAGGAGGTGAGGCTGCCATTGAGTTTTGGGATggaaggccaggtgtggtgaggTTCCCAGGAGAGGTGACGACCCTCTTGTGGTCTATCCTAGGAGATGCTTGCCTTGAGGGGTCAGACTGGTGGAGATGTCAACGTGGAGATGGACGCAGCCCCTGGTGTGGACCTGAGCCGCATTCTGAATGAGATGCGAGACCAGTATGAACAGATGGCAGAGAAGAACCGCAGAGATGCTGAGGCCTGGTTCCTGAGCAAGGTGGGGCTTCTCTCCTCCCTACTCCTGCAGGAGCCTGGCCAGGGAGGCTCTGAAAGCCTCACACCACCTCCTCTCTCCCGTCTCAGACCGAGGAGCTGAACAAGGAAGTGGCCTCAAACAGTGAGCTGATACAGAGTGGTCGCAGCGAGGTGTCCGAGCTCCGCAGAGTGTTCCAGGGCCTAGAGATTGAACTGCAGTCCCAGCTCAGCATGGTATGAAGCACCTGGCCCCAGGGCATTCCCCCTAGTCACCATCACTCCAGTTCCACTCTTTTCTCGGGGATGAGCCTGGAAGCACCGTGGAATCCATAATAGAGATGGAGAATAGGAAGGCAGAGTGTTGGGGAAACATTTTTCCATTTTGTCTCTTCCGGTTACTATACCATCTGGGGATCAAGATCCATGCATCTCTCAAAAAACATGCCCAGAGACCTGCAGAGACAAAAGGGAGCATCACCACTGACTGTTTCCCCTTTCCCTCACACACAGAAAGCCTCCTTGGAGAACAGCCTAGAAGAGACCAAAGGCCGCTACTGCCTGCAGctggcccagatccagggcttgaTCAGCGGTGTGGAGGAGCAGCTGGCTCAGCTGCGCTGTGAGATGGAGCAGCAGAGCCAGGAGTACAACATCCTGTTGGACGTGAAGACCCGGCTGGAGCAGGAGATCGCCACTTACCGCCGGCTGCTGGATGGCGAGGATGCCCAGTGAGTTGGCCCTTAATTCCTGTCCACAGCCCCTCTGACCCTGCTGCTCCCAGCAACCTAACACTCCCATTCCTTCTCTCCACATCCTAGCATCTCCTCCTCACAACACTCATCTGGCCAGTCCTATTCTTCCAGAGAAGGTAAGGCTCCTGGCCCTCCCTTTCCTTGCCTAGCAACTTGCTTAGCTCCCAGAAAgcacctcactttttttttctttctctttttcagtctTCTCCTCATCCTCCCGCCAGCCCCGGTCCATCCTCAAGGAGCAAGGCTCATCCAGCTTCAGCCAGAGCCAAAGCCAGAGTTCCAGGAACTAATCTGCCTCTCTCAGAGCCTCCTGACCCACACCGGCCCCCCATCCTGGAGGCCTGGGACAGGACACTGTTTTCTTAGCCTGACCCTCAgctgtctcccctcccctctgctggTGGTGGGCTAATAAAGCTGACTTTCTGGTTGATGCAAACTTGTGTGATCTCCATGTGTAAGCTGATGTGGAAGAGTTTGATGGGACCTCCCAGGAACTCCTCTGGGGTCCTCTCACTTAGAGAGGTGGAGAGAACAGATCCTGTTTCAGAAGAGCTTGCAGAGGCTCCCAGAAGTTCTCCATGCCAGCAGGGGACAAAAGGGGGAGAGGGAACACAAAGAGGGAAGATATTCATGTGGTGGACGATGGCCACTGTGTGAGGTCCTTCTACGGAGGACCTTTAACTGTCCTCTGCTAGAGACCCTGCAAGGCAGGCGAACTTAGGGCATTTTGGGGTTGGGAACTCCTGGGAATCAAGGAGGTTCTTGTGCCTTAGAGACACAGCAGGTGGCATTTGAAG
Proteins encoded in this region:
- the LOC110563581 gene encoding keratin, type I cytoskeletal 16, whose protein sequence is MATCSRQFTSSSSMKGSCGIGGGSSRISSILTGGSCRAPSTYGGMSVTSSRFSSGGACGIGGGYGGGFSSSSSSFGAGLGAGFGAGYMGGFGATLGAGVGEGLLAGSEKVTMQNLNDRLATYLDKVRALEEANTDLEVKIRDWYQRQRPTEIKDYSPYLRTIEELKSKIIAATLENAQPILQIDNARLAADDFRTKYEHEMILRQSVDADINGLRQVLNDLTLTRTDLEMQVESLKEELAFLKKNHEEEMLALRGQTGGDVNVEMDAAPGVDLSRILNEMRDQYEQMAEKNRRDAEAWFLSKTEELNKEVASNSELIQSGRSEVSELRRVFQGLEIELQSQLSMKASLENSLEETKGRYCLQLAQIQGLISGVEEQLAQLRCEMEQQSQEYNILLDVKTRLEQEIATYRRLLDGEDAHISSSQHSSGQSYSSREVFSSSSRQPRSILKEQGSSSFSQSQSQSSRN